The Magnolia sinica isolate HGM2019 chromosome 10, MsV1, whole genome shotgun sequence genome includes a window with the following:
- the LOC131217028 gene encoding probable protein phosphatase 2C 11 isoform X1: protein MGIYLSTPKTEKLSEDGENGRLRFGLSSMQGWRATMEDAHAALPDLDSRTSFFGVYDGHGGKVVAKFCAKYLHNQVLKNEAYSAGDLGASVQKSFFRMDEMMRGQRGWRELAVLGDKINKFTGMIEGLIWSPRSGEAHDHVDDWAFEEGPHADFAGPTSGSTACVAIIRNNQLIVANAGDSRCVISRKGQAYNLSRDHKPELEVERERILKAGGFIHAGRVNGSLNLARAIGDMEFKQNKYLPAEKQIVTANPDINIVDLCDDDEFIVLACDGIWDCMSSQQLVDFINEHINSESNLSAVCERVLDRCLAPSTAGGEGCDNMTMILVQFKKPISTTASGAEQSSELEEAESKSVETS from the exons ATGGGAATATATCTCAGCACCCCGAAAACTGAAAAATTATCCGAAGACGGTGAGAATGGCAGGCTTAGGTTTGGTTTGTCCTCAATGCAAGGGTGGCGTGCAACTATGGAAGATGCA CATGCAGCTTTGCCGGATCTCGACAGTCGCACGTCATTCTTTGGTGTTTATGATGGCCATGGAG GTAAAGTAGTTGCGAAGTTCTGTGCAAAGTACCTCCACAATCAAGTTCTCAAGAACGAAGCATATTCAGCTGGAGATTTGGGTGCTTCTGTTCAGAAATCTTTCTTCAG AATGGATGAAATGATGCGTGGACAAAGAGGCTGGAGAGAGTTGGCTGTATTGGGTGACAAAATAAATAAGTTCACTGGCATGATTGAAGGATTGATATGGTCCCCCAGGAGTGGAGAAGCTCATGATCATGTTGATGATTGGGCTTTCGAGGAG GGTCCCCATGCTGATTTTGCTGGACCAACATCTGGAAGCACTGCCTGTGTTGCAATCATTCGAAACAACCAACTTATTGTTGCAAATGCTGGTGATTCTCGTTGTGTAATCTCAAGGAAGGGTCAG GCATACAACTTGTCTAGGGATCACAAGCCGGAACTTGAGGTGGAGAGAGAAAGGATCCTAAAAGCTGGTGGTTTCATCCATGCAGGGAGGGTTAATGGAAGCTTAAACTTAGCAAGAGCAATTG GAGACATGGAATTCAAGCAAAACAAATATTTGCCTGCTGAAAAGCAAATTGTGACTGCAAATCCAGACATAAACATT GTTGATCTTTGTGATGATGATGAATTCATTGTTCTTGCATGTGATGGCATTTG GGACTGCATGTCAAGCCAGCAACTTGTAGATTTCATAAATGAACACATAAACTCC GAAAGCAACCTCTCTGCAGTATGTGAGAGAGTTCTTGACAGATGTTTGGCACCATCAACGGCCGGTGGAGAAGGATGTGACAACATGACGATGATTCTGGTGCAGTTCAAGAAACCCATCAGCACCACTGCCAGTGGAGCCGAGCAGTCATCTGAGCTCGAAGAAGCTGAATCGAAGTCAGTCGAAACGAGTTAG
- the LOC131217028 gene encoding probable protein phosphatase 2C 60 isoform X2, giving the protein MGIYLSTPKTEKLSEDGENGRLRFGLSSMQGWRATMEDAHAALPDLDSRTSFFGVYDGHGGKVVAKFCAKYLHNQVLKNEAYSAGDLGASVQKSFFRMDEMMRGQRGWRELAVLGDKINKFTGMIEGLIWSPRSGEAHDHVDDWAFEEGPHADFAGPTSGSTACVAIIRNNQLIVANAGDSRCVISRKGQAYNLSRDHKPELEVERERILKAGGFIHAGRVNGSLNLARAIGDMEFKQNKYLPAEKQIVTANPDINIVDLCDDDEFIVLACDGICGLVIIQKDAPSHFLARCFLKCILNFIYLFIYFWVFG; this is encoded by the exons ATGGGAATATATCTCAGCACCCCGAAAACTGAAAAATTATCCGAAGACGGTGAGAATGGCAGGCTTAGGTTTGGTTTGTCCTCAATGCAAGGGTGGCGTGCAACTATGGAAGATGCA CATGCAGCTTTGCCGGATCTCGACAGTCGCACGTCATTCTTTGGTGTTTATGATGGCCATGGAG GTAAAGTAGTTGCGAAGTTCTGTGCAAAGTACCTCCACAATCAAGTTCTCAAGAACGAAGCATATTCAGCTGGAGATTTGGGTGCTTCTGTTCAGAAATCTTTCTTCAG AATGGATGAAATGATGCGTGGACAAAGAGGCTGGAGAGAGTTGGCTGTATTGGGTGACAAAATAAATAAGTTCACTGGCATGATTGAAGGATTGATATGGTCCCCCAGGAGTGGAGAAGCTCATGATCATGTTGATGATTGGGCTTTCGAGGAG GGTCCCCATGCTGATTTTGCTGGACCAACATCTGGAAGCACTGCCTGTGTTGCAATCATTCGAAACAACCAACTTATTGTTGCAAATGCTGGTGATTCTCGTTGTGTAATCTCAAGGAAGGGTCAG GCATACAACTTGTCTAGGGATCACAAGCCGGAACTTGAGGTGGAGAGAGAAAGGATCCTAAAAGCTGGTGGTTTCATCCATGCAGGGAGGGTTAATGGAAGCTTAAACTTAGCAAGAGCAATTG GAGACATGGAATTCAAGCAAAACAAATATTTGCCTGCTGAAAAGCAAATTGTGACTGCAAATCCAGACATAAACATT GTTGATCTTTGTGATGATGATGAATTCATTGTTCTTGCATGTGATGGCATTTG TGGCTTGGTTATCATTCAAAAAGATGCTCCATCACATTTCCTCGCAAGATGCTTCTTGAAGTGCAtcttgaattttatttatttatttatttatttttgggtttttgggtAA